Below is a window of Anas platyrhynchos isolate ZD024472 breed Pekin duck chromosome 13, IASCAAS_PekinDuck_T2T, whole genome shotgun sequence DNA.
CTCTTGGGCTGGCTTCCAATCTCTTTCAGCATGAAGGGAAGATACTCCTTCAGATTCCCAACGCTGATGTTCCCCAGCGCGTAGGAAGCTGCAGATTTCACCTCTTCGCTGGGAGAAGTGAATGCCTCCAGGATGACAGTTTTGAGCTCTTTCTGAGCACTAAGGTTCATCGTGCGCCCCATCTCTGCCAGGGCAAGGAAGGCTAGCACTTTTACAGCAGGGCTGGACTTGGGGCTTTTTACATCCTGGATAAACTGGTTCAGTATCCCAGGGGCTTCTTTGGGGCAGGCTGAGGAAAGGGCTGCCACACACTTCGCGACAGAGTAATACGCCTGCTTGTGTAACGTCACTGACGCCCCAGCTGACCCCGAGGAGTAAATTGGTGCAGTCAGCTGCTTCATCAGCTCCGAGCAGCCCATGGCGGCTGTCTTTGTCAGCACCAGCGCCTGGAAGAAGTCTATGATAGCGTTCAGAGCCCCTCCTTGAAGCAAAGGTGAGTGAACAAGCTGAAGGATTTCAGTAAGAATGGAACCACTGATCTTAGAGATACAGGATGGATAGACTTTAGCTAAAGTAGTAAGGAATGTGATTGCCACCTGGGAAACATGCATGTCGTTCTCACTAATTAAAGCGGGGAGCTCCATTAGCACAGACTCTATCATGGCAGGCTTGAGGCTGTCACTGTAGTTCTTCACCAGGATATCCAGAGCAGTCAGAGTGCTCAGTTTCAAGGCACGTTGATTCTTTCTCAAAAAGGAAGCTAAAATGGGGAAACCGTCCCCTAAAATAGGTCTCAAGTCTATTTTAAGTGGAGAACTGGCAATTAGGGTTAATGCTTTGACTGTTGTCAATCGGGTAATTTCATTTTTGAGCCTCTCCAGAAATATCTTCAAAGTTGGCTGGAGATCAGTGCTTAAATGATCTCCCAGATTGTAAATGATTTGTCCCATGCACGAGATGGCGCGCTCCTTCACCTCCTGGTCAATGTCAGCTGCCTTCAGTCGCTTCAGAGTACCAGGGAAAAGGTCCTTCACATATGGCTTGGCATCAAAAGTGCAAGATTTGCCCAAAGGCCTGATAACTTTCACAAGTTGCTGAGTAACCAGCAGAGCCTCTGAAGTGATCTTATAGAAGGAGTCTCCAATACAGGCCACAACTGGAGGTAACAGGCTTTTGATATGAGGATGAAATACCTCTGGCTGGTGGTTGCAAAGAAGAACATGAAGGAAAGATAGCGTATCAATTCTCATGTTGGAGGAGCTGGATTTATCAGCCAATGAGAAAACAATACCTGTGCAGAAGAGACAAGAAAGAATGCTGCCTTATTTCATTAAGTGCTCTCAATCagaacaaataaacaagcaaacaggaaAGGAACACAATTGgaatctgttttccttccttcctctgctcaCACAAAAGGTATGTACCATTAAAGAGAGCTACTATCCTTAcagtcctttttctttcagggaAGTGGCAATTCAGACATAAATATTCTTTGTAGCAGCCATGGAGAGCTGGCTACACAACCATTTAAAATTCTGTTAGAAAAGTTATCCTGGGCTGAGATGAGGAGGGGTTGCTAGTAAGGTACAAATAAACAGGAGAAAAGTGGCATGAAATTAAGACTGGGAAAATCTAACTTCAACAGGCACTCCATACAGCTGTAATGTCCtttcatgtttctttcctttacttttctgtgggaagtgttttgatttttttttctttttttttttttaaggaaaaaaaagaggcagggaCTTTTACTTTTCTCTGGTTCAATAGATCGACTGCCTCTGCAGAAGTGACATACTTGCAAGTCCATTTTCTATGGCCCGTATTTATGTTTCCTTAAAGACTTAATCAGGAATGTTTACAACAGCACTGTTTGCCATCCCAGAAGTTATGCTTGACTCTTGGTTTGAATGCTTTTTGCAATCTATTAATTCATGAGAGAGGTGCATGGCTTGGGCCCAGGAACAATCACAAGAGACCTTTTCCATATTTACTAACACAGACAGTCCAAAAGCCAAGACAAAACCTCGGTATTGTGCGCCTTTCAGCAGCCTGGGTTGCTCCATGAATCTATGGGAAAGGAAAGCTCTGTGGAAAATACGGGGGTGCACATAAAAGCTTCagtcaatacattttttttaacgcCACTctattttgtaaaagaaaatggcACGTGTTACTGATTTCAGCATGCTAGCAGTGTAATCCCAGCTACTTTCAAAGGAGGCTGGAACAGGCCCTCCTAAAGGTGTCTCTTCTGGGGACTGTGGCAGTGAACCTGATATCCTGTCTGTCAGCAGTCAACAGAAACAAGAATTTATCTGGAAACTGTTTAGTGTATCAACAAGGAGCAGAACTTGATGTGTATGCCTTGAAACTGAACAGAGACAACAGCGAGGAACAAAACACGCACCTAAGAAGAATACAGGTTACACTATGAACTAACAGAACCAACCCCACTCCTCCACCCACAAACCACAGATAAGCTTTACCAGGCACCAGTGCAGGGATGTGATCCGCCAAGCAACCAGGAAGAACATTGGCCAGTTCTGTCAGCAGGCTGAAACAACCCTGTCTTGACTTGATGCTCTTTTCTTTAAGCTGCTTATGCAAGGCCTTGACAATGTTGGGGACCTGCAATTTGGAAAAGTAAACCAGAAAGAAGCACATCAGTCATCCCAGCTGCCAGGGCACAGAGCTACGCCGTCAGAGCAGCTTGCTCAGCTGAGCCAGGGGCACTAAAAGCAACAGAACTGAACAGAGACAGCAAGAAACAACGCAATTGCTCGTTAGAGGAGAATGGACTAGGTAGGGAAAGATTACAAGACAGTTCATGTGGACTAGAGATACATGAAGTAATGAGCAGGAGGGACTTTATTCTACTCTTCCACATTCTACAAACTGAATCATGAAGTTGGTGTTATCCCCTAACAGAGAAGATTGAAGAAATACAATAAGATCATCATTTTACCGCAAGATTAATGTGTCACACAGTCTGCAAATGTGTCAGAGGCTACCCGGGGGGGGATCATGGAGATTATACCTCAGTGCTCCTGCACTGGCTCAATGCTCTCTCCCCAGGAACAGTGGGAAAAACCATGAACTATTCACCCCTGGGATCTGGTCCCCTCTGGTTGTGTGCCAAAGGGCTCCTTCAGCTGTGCTCTACAACTTGCCTGCTAGGCATACTCATCAGTGGCACAGTATCTACTTCTCTTTATTGCTTTCTGATTTAATGCAGCCCACCACCTCCTCACGCACCTGGTTCTGAAGCATCGTCAGGGGAACATCGTCTTTGCCAGAGGCATCTGCAGCATGCCGCCAGCTCTGGGTGGGCAGCGTTTGTTTCAGCAAGGCGATATAAGCACTGAAGATGTCAGCTTTGAcattctcctccctctccttgaACCTGCTTATCAAAACTGGGGAAAGCGTTTTGTAGAAATCCTGAAGCAGATCGTGCCTGCTGCTGACAATGGCCTCCAGGCACTTGGCTGCAGCCCTGCGGACCTTCCAGCTGATGTCATCATCATCGCTGTACTCGTCGTCGCTTTCTGGAAAGAACACAAGGGAGAACAGGATGCACCATGAGGAGAAAATCAGAGCTAGAGGGTCACTTGGTGCCTCCAAGCTTCCCTCTCCAGCCATCAGATACCAGTAACTCACACATATCTGGGAACACGGAACTGTCCAGAGTTGCCTGCCCATACAAACATTACAGACAGCAGGTAGGACTCGGgactgccctgtgctggtgtCAGGTTCTTCTGTCCCAAGTAAGAGCTGACAAAGAGCAAACCTCAATATCACTGCACTTACTGGTGAAGCCACTCCGGCTCAGGCATCAGGGCTTTTGTTCTGAAGGAAGAACGAGGTTCCCACATTTTTAAAGccagaaatacataaatatttgtctTAGCAATCCCTGAATGGCACAGAGCGGCATAACAATTTACAGTGCAATTGGCAGAACACTCTCCAGGCAGACAGCCAAGACTGTGCCCAATTAGCatgaaagtaaacaaaaatgcCTCTCTTCCAGGGAACTGGTTCTAGCTGTTGCCCTTAGCTGTCACACTTTATGCAGCTATAAATAGCAACATGAAATGCTCTCTCCAGCTAACAGGCTTTAAACACAGACCTCTCATCTCACCAAGTCTGGATATCCACCTCAAACTGAACAGtctgaaaataagcaaaagacCCCTTTTAAGACGGTTATCAGAGTGCTTTCGCTGATGAGTGATGTTTTTAAAGGTGACACCTTCAAGAGTTCAGGACTGtagctttgcttttttctgCTACAAAGTAGTACAAAACAGTTACCTTATAGTACAAACAGAATTGTGTGGCTAAAATATTTGTAGGCTGAGTTACTGCACTGAAACTCTTAGATTGAAATTGCAAATAGCTCTGTATCTcttcttgccaaaaaaaaaaaaaaaaaaaaaaaaacacaccaaaaaacagTCTCACAAAGAACAGAGCTTCTGTAGCCTCCAGCTGACTGCAAAGTGAAGCGTTGGCTGCCCGCTGTTTTCAGGAGCAGCGTGTATGTGCTGAAAGCAGCCTAGCAGATGCAGAAGCAAGAGGAAGCAACCCAGAAACCAAGTAAAAGCTCCACATTGACAAACCTGGCAGGGGTGTCGGCTGCAACAGCCTGGGAGCAAGGAATGCTTGCCTGACCTCCCCTGTGATCAGGGAAAACAGGAGTTTGTCCAGCCTTGTAAATAAGTGAGACTGCACCAAAGACACCCAATGCCTTTTGGAACTCAAGTAAGCTGCAAACGCTGGCTGGTGCCTGGTTAAAAGGGCTGCAGCTGAACTTGGTGCCACCAGCGGAAGCTCAGAACCAGAGAGCCTTCAAGAAGGACAGCCCCTGCAGGTCACACAGCAGCCTGGAGCAGCAGCCCGAGGCTGCCACCTCGCAGGGCACGAGGAGTGCCTCCAACGGTCAGGATGGCCGAGCTGCTCCTCGGGATCGCCGGGCACCAAACCTGGCTGCTTGCTGTGCGAGCTCTGagactgctgcagccagcagggacagGAAAGGCAAAGCTCCCTCCACCTAGCTCTCCACTAAGCTAGTTCAGAGCACTGGTTTCAGAGCTTTCCCTGTTTCCTAACACAGGTGAAGACCTGAGGtgcttggcagaaaaaaaaaaacaaactatcaAGTTCAGAATTGTTGTTGGAACTTTGCACCTACAGCTATGTTATCCCCATTGGTAAACTGAAATAACCCATTCAGCACAACTGCCTGGACACAGATCTTAAAGGAAACATCAGAGAGGGGGACAGCACACAGGAAGGGGAGAAATGTTAACCAGTGTTCTGCTGAGCACAGCCATCCTCACAAGCAGGCACCTTGCTCTTCATCCTCCCCATTTTCAGTTTCcatcctctcttcctcttcctcctcctcattaTCGTAGTTGTAGTTTGGGTCAAAGGTGATGTACTTCAAACATAACCCCATCACACTGGGGATGTGAGGGTCAATCTCCTTTGGGCACCTAtcacaacaaataaaaatcctaaGAGTTAATAAATCAAATAATAAGCAATTTTAAATACCCAAATAACACAACCCATCTCAAAAGGATGCCAAAATGTTTCATGGACTATTTAAGCATTTTGCTAACACGAGTtaaagcagagctgctctccctgCACACAAAGCAAGGCCGCATTCTCCCGGGAAGGATGCAATAATTTctataagggaaaaaaaaatagctttcacCACCTGATTTAGTCCTCCCTTATGAGAGGAAACCTCAGGAGCTCTGAAGGGCTCCTTCTCCAAGACAAGCACTGAACTTTTGACCAAACATCAGGaaagctgcagctcagcagctcctctccttgagcccctttcctGCCTCCCACTCTCTCCACACACCAGGAACGAGGCAATTCCCTCTTCCTGAGGAATCCCCCAAGGACAAGGAAAACTTGTCCTGCTCCTGCAAAGCCAATACAGAAACATGCTCTCGCGTGTGGAAGTAAAATGGCTCGTAACTCATGTCCAACTCTGCATGTGAAGAAGAGATTTCATTTGTGAACTCCTTCCCCGCAGGAAGGGAGGCACTCAGCCCTGGATGCTGAAGTACAGATGTTCACACCAGGAGGACACCGATGCACAGGACGGTGCACGGCTGTTCCCCCAGGGCACACACCTTCTTACAAAGGACTCGAAGGCCTGGAAGCAGTACTCCCTCAACTCATCATCTTCCACGTTACAGTACTGAACAATTAGAGGAATTATCTTCTCCAGATGTTCTCCTGGGAAAGACAAAGCAAGCAGCAATAAAACACATCACAGCGGACACGTATCCAAGCTGCCCACAGCTCAGCCATCTGCCACTTCCTTCACATGCCTGGCAGAGCATTCCTCCTCTGCATCTCTGGGGAAAGGAACCAGCAGCCCACCAAAAACCAGCCTGAAAGGAATTTTTAGCAGGTGACCCTGCTCGCTGTCTCCGGTTCTTTGTTGGCATTTCAGTCACGGAAAGAGCTGTGCCTAGAAATCTTCTAGGGCTGAATGTCGCTTCTGGCAGATCTTTTAGACAAGCAATCAAATATGCTGCCTTCCATTCAGCCTCTTATTTAAAGCGGGATGCATCCACTGACCTAATTCACAGAGGCATTAATTCAGACCAGGAAAGTGCTGAAGACCTTGGGATGAAATGCACTACGGAAGGGCAGCCACAGAGCTACTTTGGTGTCTCCTCTCCAAGTGGAGGTCAAAGCCAGATGAGAACCACAGAGGGAACCACAAAGCACAACCCCCtaacacctcaggaacagcgaacacgctTCTTTTACCTCTAAAAAGAGCTGCTCTACAATACATGCACATTGCCCGGTACCACTTCAAGCTACTTGTCCTACCGATGCGGTGTCCAGCCTGCCTACTGATGCCAGCGATGCACTGGATGTATGTCCTGGTAGTCGAGGTGGACTCATTCTTCTTCAGCTCAGCGAGGAGATGCTCTGTGAGCTCCGAGAAGATGTTCCCACTGCAGGTCAAGACAAGATGACCCAAGGCAACGATGGCCCTCTTACGCACGGCCAGCCGGGGGCTCGTCAGCtgaggcaggaggcagctcagGATGGAAGAATGGAAAGAGTAGAGAGTTCCCCCTAGCCTGCAAGCAACAGAACAAGACAGAAGCTGAAAGTCAACGTGTCAGAGGAAAAGCTTCCTTGCCagcaaaaaatgtaaaaaactCTTCAGCCATAAAGATTTCACAGagcaggaaggagaggaaaagggtggttttggtgttctGCACAACACGGGGAGGGGTTATTTGCATTCATCATGGAGTATTTTGATTTTGGCTGTGTCCTTCTGGGTGACCTGGGGGCTTGTCAATAATTTCCTGCATGCAGTTGACATATGACACTGCCACTCTGACTTATATAACAAGAGAGAGAggcagccaggaaaaaaaatgcatgagcaATCAGATCACAGGGCTAAAATAAACTTCCCTGGCTTGCCCTCTCCCTCCTGACACTTGCTTAAACTTAAACTGAGTCTCTGTGGGATCCCTCACCACTGTTACTGCTATTCCCAAGCACAGTAGGGCTCAAAATGTTGTCTCTCATCCCCGCTGAGGAATCTGCTCTGCTGAGACATTCCCCTGTGGCAGGCAACCAAATCCTTTAAGTCCTCGTAGTAAGATTAGGGAAATTCAGAAATCAAAAGCAAACACATACAGAGCAGCCCCCTGCCGTACACAGCTGCCAAAGGAAATCCTTTGGTACCTGCTCAACATATCTGACAGGATGTCAAGAGCCTCCAACTGCACGGATATATCCTCCTGCTTGCCAATGGCTCCTGTCAGCTGGGCCGTGATCTTTTTGCATACATTTGCTGTCATGGTGGAGCCTGCAAGAGAGAGATTTTTCCCCACTGacagttaaaaagaaatttttatGCTGTTAAGAACCATTCAACCCTTCCTACATTTACGaacaataaaaaagcaacaaattaGGGTGAAGGAAGCACACAGGGAGATGTCCAACCCTCTATTTTGCAGCAAACCAACACTGCTGTTGCTGCCTTCTACCCACACAGTGTCAATCCCAGCCCCTAAGGAGATGATTTATCTGTCGCTACCCTGCAAGTTTCAGTTCATGTGATGTATGTTAAATAAAGGCTTCTGAAAAGATGCCTCTCAAGAGCTTCACATTTTTGCAGAATCTGAGAGAGGGGTTCAGCAAGTATTTACACACTAATTCTCATTCTCCTCCCAACTTCCAAAGCaggccagcagcactgccacagccacagccacgTGAGATGGCTGCAGAGGAAACTTAATTCTTTGGAAGCCTTGGGTATCTCCTGAAAAGCTGCTGGATTTTTGGAATACTTGGTTCCAAGTGCAGGAGAAGCAGACAGGGCAGCTGTGGCAGCCAGAAAACCTggtcctgcagggctgcagacAGGAGGCGGtgcagtgctggcactgctgaTGTCGAGACCAAACAGCCCTGCCAGGCTGCCTGAGCAGCGGTACCCTGACACACCCCGTGCTTTAGGATTGCCATGAACAAGAATGATTTTCTCCAAGAACTCTGCTGTGCTTTCAGACACAGGCATCCTGCAGGGGACCAGTTCAAGAGTCCTCATTTCATCCAATCTTTATCACATTTCTAACCCAACTTCTGCTGTCCTTCCTCCTTACGGTATTCCTTGCCCTCCAGCAGGTGAGTGAAGGATTTGGCACTTTCAGGCTCCGAACTACCCGTTCTCCTGTCTCCCAAGGGCTggggctccctgctgccttGTCTTACCTGTAGCAGCTGGTGGCAGCTCGGAGATGACTGTTTTCAGCCCGATGCTGGAGATGTCCCGCAGCTGCTCCTTGTCTGACAACATGTTGGTACACAGCGTGTCCACAATGGTTTCCACCTGGTACTCCTTCACCTTGCCAACCAGCGGGcccaggctgcaggaggagaggccAGTCAGAACGAGCAGGAAGAAGGCTGCTTCCAGCACCACCAAGTGATGCTCGGGCACACTCTTCCTTACGGGCATCTCAGTCCCAAGTGCAAATATTCCCGTAATATCTGCACTGAGTACTGATATCCCAGAGCCCACGTCACGTCCCTAGGCTTACGCACCCTGTGCTGTTGCCTCAGTTAACTCAGCCTAAGACTTCAGTGGATTTTAGATCAGATTTGTAGGATAATTCACATAACTACTGCAAACATAAAGCCAATTAAGATCTTAGCAGCAAGATCTTAGGCGAAATTGTACACAGGGAGTTTGACAGCATTTGTTTGCAtctctttattttaattagcttGTAAATGGGTGCAAATAACCTAAAGCAGAAAGTATTAACTGTATCTCGGTGAGTTGCGTGTTACGGCTTTCCTTCTCTAGCTGGCTGTCGTTAACTCTTTGAGCTAACCAAAGGAACACAAAAAGCATTGCTTCCCCTGGATGTTCTGCTCCCCTCGCTAAGGAGTTGCTGTTGCACGACCAACAAAGCCGGCTGCCAGAATTTTCATGACAGGCCAGCACCGATGAGCGGGAGCATCGCAGAGCACAGATGCCCCCTCTCCCAGTATACTGTCCACACGGCCAGgttaaaatggaaaacagagcaaaggaaaggatTAATCTGCCTTTTGggagttttgcttttcctttttttttttaacacactgCACAGAAAAGTGGGACTAGAGCACCCCACCATTACCACGTCAATGCCTGGCAAGCACTACACGCACAGCGCTTCCCAGGGCACACAACCACAGCCTGCTTTGTGTAAGGCTGTTCTTACATGGACAAACCAGGACAGGAATAGCTTTTTAGAGTCTGAGTAGCTTctctgaaatacaataattaGAAAATAAGAACTTCATAATAGGACTTTGTGCAAGCGCAAATGGTGTTCACCTTTATGCCTCCAAGTACAGACCAGAACAGACGGGGACCctgaaagcacagagaagctgAGGAACTCACctcaactgaaacaaaacacaacacagaacTAGAATCAGGTTTTCAGATGGATTTCAAATTTGTTAATCTACTGGATGCAAAGTGTGATTTCAGATTTCCTCTGAAAGTTTTACATAACAGAATCAACTGCCAGCATCCTGCAGAATGTCGCATTTCTCCTCCTGGCTGGGTATAACTAACTGCATGTGACTGTTACAAGCACTTCCTTAggtataaaaaggaaatatatctGGTTTAATTTTGATGTTTACTTTCTAATGATCACATTCTAGATGAATATGGACTTATTCCTGATGCAACCACAGATAAATAGGCAAATAAATTTATCTTCTGTTTAGTGCCCAACCGTTTTgctttacaaaacaaaagaaccaaACCCGAAGCTGGTAGAGACATGAAGAAGGCCAAGAAAGTTGGGGAAAAAGTCAGGACAGTCGGAATCAAAAAGAAACAGCCAAAGGTCACAGGGAAAGTACAGGGATAGAAGTAGCATGACAGAAAAGAAGGGAGTATGACTAAGATCCACAGttggaaaaaatacaggaaCCCAAAGTTGTCTTTAAATGGCCCACCTTTCTGGAGCCCTGTGCGTGAACTGACCCATTCAATTTCATTTCTAGAATGAACACTCCCATTTAGACATGCTGGGGGAAAGAGACAGGAGAGAACATGTCAGCACTAGGATCACTTCACCAGATGATTGATTAATAATGGAACCTCCTGCCTTTTCCATTTGGGTTGAAAAGATATATCCAAATGGtccaaagcaaagaaacagcaCAGACTACTCGAGTCAAagtagggaaaaaacaaaaaaaaaaaaacaagcagtgcTTTGTAAACTTTAATGAAAATGCCCTTGAAGGACAGGATTGGGACCTGGGATTCTGCCATTTCTGAAGGGCCACACACGTCATCAGCTTAGTACCATCTCTAACAAAGACAGGACCACCAGGCAATTCAGCACTGGATCTCAAAGCCCagaaaaggaggggagggggagccTGATGTCTGATATTTTAGGCTGAGCTTGtctctgcagaaataaaattttagtcATAATATTTTCAAGATGGTAAGATTCATAATACGAACACTGAACGACTTCCAAAGTTGCCTACTGCTTGTGCACAGGTATCTGTGTGCTCACCCTTTCTGAATCCTGACAGAGAAAGTGACTGCCGTGCCTGCAAGCACAGCGAGGGGAAGCCCCTACAAAGGGAGGCTGGAGCAAGGTGCCAACGCTGCAGGACGAGGCTGCGCTCCAACACACCCTCTGGAGTCTGTGACGGCTTTGTTATTGCCAAGGAACACGGTAACTGATGCCAAGGCACTTACCACTTCACAGCGAGGTTCTGTACTTCCCCATTTTTGTCCTCCAGCAatttcagaagcattttcaCAACTTTTTTCTCGCTGTCTTCATCTAGTTTTATAGAATCTTTCTGCAGTTCCATCATCAGGTCATTGGTGGCCATAAACCTGAAGGAACACAGGACAAGTGGATCAGCTGGGAGGCACAAACGCACCTCCTTCACGTGACAGCGAccaaacaaacatttctgattGCACTTTTGTCTCCCGTGAGCAAAACCAAGCAAGTATCTATCGTTCCAGCTctgaactaaaaacaaaatctcagctGGCTGTTAGTCGATATAGTTTTCTAACAGGCACAAAGTGAAAATGGATGTTGAGGAGTTCTGGTAAGTGTCTGTTTTCCTGGGAGCAAGGAAATGTAAGAGGAGCTAGCACAGAAGCCGGGGTTCTGAGAGACGTCAGTCCGGTTACCGCACATTAACTGTGCTAACGTTGGGCTCGGCGCAGGGCTGGGTATCTCAGAGGAGCCAAAGCGCAGCTCTCCCCTCTCATTTCCCAAAGGACACATCCACTTTAAATCAGGCGTTGATGTAACCCATTCAGCACCTAAGAACAAACGCTGCCCTGGTGTACGAGGCCACCTTCAGCGCCCAACGAGGCtgtcccggagcggcagccgagGACAGGGAGCGAGGGCTTCTGCGGTACCGACCCGCCAGAAACCCTGAGGAGAAATCCTGCGGGGCGCTGCCCTGCACCCGCCGCGGCTCCGGGGCCGCCGGGGGAACCCCCCGCCCGCTGACCCAGCGGGGCACAGCCCGCCCCGCACAGCCCCGCACGGCCCCGTCCCGCACCTGAAGTCCTTGTCGCTGGAGGCCATCTTCTCCAGCAGCCCGGCGATGTGGAACGAGGCGCTGCACATGGCGCCGGCCGCGAAGATGGCGCCGGGCCCGGCCGCGCCGCGACCCCCGCCGCCCGctcggccccgcagccccgcggcGCTGCCCGCGGCACCCGCCCGGGAGGGACCCGCGCCTcagcgggacgggacgggacgggacggggcgggaCGGGCGCTCCCGGGGCCGTGCCCTCCGTcacccgccgccccccgccgttAGCGGCAGCCCCGGGCAGCGCCGTGCCCGCGGGGCCGTGCCCGTGCCCGGCCGCTGGGGGAGCGAGAgcggcgcggggggggggggcggggcctgggcgCGGGCGGAAcccggcggcggggagcggggagcggcggcgccGTTTGGGGGCCGGACCGGAGCCCGGCGCTGTGCAGCGCCCCGCGCCCTGCCACGTCGGAGCTGCGCGGCCGCCGGGCGGGCTGCCCGCTGCCAACAACAACATGGTACcgccgggacgggacgggacggggccgGGACCTCGGGCGGGataggggagaggaggggagggcggcggggtgagccgcggccggggccgggccgggcctggGCCTCTGCGGGCTGCCGGCACCGCGCCCCGAGCCCCGAGGCCCGGGCGTTGTCTGAGCGCGTCCCTTCCCCGCAGGTCTCCGTGATCAACACCGTGGACACCTCGCACGAGGACATGATCGTGAGTGcggccctgctgcccccaccGCCGGGAGGCGCGGCCCGGGGCCTGgggcctgcccctgccctgctgagcGCGGCTGGGAGCGGAGCTGGCGGGGCGCGGAGGGCTCCAGCGCTGAACGCCTCCGTGCCCGGCCCCGCTCGTGTGAAGCGAAACGCACGGGGAGCGGGCGGGGCaaaccccgggggggggggttcggGGGGGTGGGCAGCCGCTGTGCCTGTGCCCAGGTGTGGCTGGGAGCGGACACACGTGTGTGAGAGGGAGGATTTCAAAGCAACTTGTAAACGCAAGCACTGCGCTTAAATAATGGCATTTCAAGCCTAAATAAGGGTGCAGCATTTTTACACCAACGTTACACGACTAGAAACAAAGGTACGGTAGGTGATGGGGGCCTTAGGCCCAGAGGCCCCACGGCCCTGTCCTGGGGTGCTGTGTGTGCCCACCGCCTCCATGGGCTCTGGCCACGTAACGATTGTGTAGTGAGAACAGCGGCTGGGGGAGAAAAGACCCGTGCTTCACATAGATTGCTTACAAGCTATCCTCTTTAACCTGTCGTGCTGAGACTTGGTGTTCTTTTCACAATTCGTAGAGCTACTTTTAAAATGTAGGAATACTCATTAAGAAAGCAGAAGCCGGGTGTGCTGACAGCACCTCTCATTGCCTTACAGCACGATGCTCAGATGGATTACTATGGCACCCGGTTAGCAACCTGCTCTTCAGACAGATCCGTAAAAATCTTTGATGTTCGGAACGGAGGGCAAATCCTCATCGCTGACCTAAGAGGGTAAAGTGTCTTAAAAAGAAGTGGAAGCAGAAGTTTTTAGCGTTTTGTCACTTTCCCTTTTGGTAGCATCAGATGCACGGTAAATCCCTCTGGGGTAGTTCTTCC
It encodes the following:
- the LOC101796791 gene encoding cullin-associated NEDD8-dissociated protein 1 isoform X2, coding for MGQFTHRAPESLGPLVGKVKEYQVETIVDTLCTNMLSDKEQLRDISSIGLKTVISELPPAATGSTMTANVCKKITAQLTGAIGKQEDISVQLEALDILSDMLSRLGGTLYSFHSSILSCLLPQLTSPRLAVRKRAIVALGHLVLTCSGNIFSELTEHLLAELKKNESTSTTRTYIQCIAGISRQAGHRIGEHLEKIIPLIVQYCNVEDDELREYCFQAFESFVRRCPKEIDPHIPSVMGLCLKYITFDPNYNYDNEEEEEEERMETENGEDEEQESDDEYSDDDDISWKVRRAAAKCLEAIVSSRHDLLQDFYKTLSPVLISRFKEREENVKADIFSAYIALLKQTLPTQSWRHAADASGKDDVPLTMLQNQVPNIVKALHKQLKEKSIKSRQGCFSLLTELANVLPGCLADHIPALVPGIVFSLADKSSSSNMRIDTLSFLHVLLCNHQPEVFHPHIKSLLPPVVACIGDSFYKITSEALLVTQQLVKVIRPLGKSCTFDAKPYVKDLFPGTLKRLKAADIDQEVKERAISCMGQIIYNLGDHLSTDLQPTLKIFLERLKNEITRLTTVKALTLIASSPLKIDLRPILGDGFPILASFLRKNQRALKLSTLTALDILVKNYSDSLKPAMIESVLMELPALISENDMHVSQVAITFLTTLAKVYPSCISKISGSILTEILQLVHSPLLQGGALNAIIDFFQALVLTKTAAMGCSELMKQLTAPIYSSGSAGASVTLHKQAYYSVAKCVAALSSACPKEAPGILNQFIQDVKSPKSSPAVKVLAFLALAEMGRTMNLSAQKELKTVILEAFTSPSEEVKSAASYALGNISVGNLKEYLPFMLKEIGSQPKRQYLLLHSLKEVISSSPADGLKPYVEDIWALLFKHCECTEEGTRNVVAECLGKLTLVNPSELLPRLKKQLSSGSPHARSTVVTAVKFTIADQPQPIDALLKSCIGDFLKTLEDSDLNVRRVALAMFNSAAHNKPSLIRELLNAVLPSLYSETKVRRELIREVEMGPFKHTVDDGLDVRKAAFECMYTLLESCLDRLDIYEYLNHVEDGLKDHYDIRMLTFIMLARLSTLCPNAVLQRLERLIEPLRATCSTKVKAGSVKQEFEKQDELKRSAMRAVAALLTIPEVEKSPAMAEFSSQIRSNPEMASLFESIQKDSASLPATESMDTS